The following is a genomic window from Adhaeribacter radiodurans.
GTCTTTTCGCTATTCGTTAATAAGTGATTTTTAAAAACAGTTTCTACCTGATATACCAGTTCATCGTCGGTATTAGAATGCGTATGTATAATGTTTGCTTCAAGCTCGGTTCTAATTTGATTGGTTAATTGGTAAACTGCCTTGCTAGCATCTTGCTGGTAAACAGAAGCTAAATTATTGACCACTATGGGCGGAGCAACATTTATTAATAAGTTACTCCTGAATCGGGTGGGTTCTAAATAATTTAATCCAATAGGCAATATCTTAACTTCCTGGGTAAAGTCTAAGCGGGCAGCGGCTCCCAAGGCAATACGAGCCGCTCCAGTTTTTAATGGCCGCAGTCGTCGTTCGTTAAAGCTATTTCCTTCCGGAAAGATGAGCAAAGAGCCTTTAGCATTTAAAAATTCATAACATTTCTCAAAAGTACTTTCATTCGCTCCCGCTACTACTAACCCGTCTTCCCGGCGATAAACCGGAATAAGATTCATTCTTTGCAATAACCATTTCCGAAAAGGCGAACTAAAAACAGTGCTTTTAGCAATAAAGTAAATTTCCTGCTTAAACAAGGACGCAATTACAATAGGATCCATAAATGTATTTGGATGATTGGCTACTAGTAAAAGTGGGCCTTTATCAGGCAAAGGTTGAGATAGTTTTACTTCAATTTTTTGATAGAATATCTTTAATGCTATCTTAAATATGATTTTGAGGATAAAGTAAATCATCGTATTGATTGCCCCACATTAAAGTTCAAGAATTGTAAGCTATTAAATATACGCAAGTATGCTTACTCTATAAAAACTCTTAAAGTTTACGAACTAGTAACTAAACCTCCTCCCCATTGCATAACCACTATTTTAATTAGTAAAACATACTTTTAAACAAATAGTACTTCCAAATTTTAATACATTATTATTTAAAATAGCGTATTTACATAATTACCTCCTCTAATTAGAGTACTTAATAGGTATTTCCACCTTCATCAACTATCTATTTAGCTAAATAATCAACCCAAAATCAATTAATGATCATATTCAGACTGACAATAGCGAAATTTAATACGTTTTTATTCAAACACCCTATTTTAACAAGTCATTTACATACTTTTAGTAATTTATTTAAAAATTTGCCATTAAAAATTAGGCATTATTTTAAAAATATTATTATGTTTGAATCGTTGAACAATTATTAATCACATTTAATTTCTAACCCATGAAAGAAAAATTATCTATCGTTCCCTTCTCTATGCTGGTAATTGTCAGCGTACTGGGTGTTGCCTTATCGGGAGTACCCGGAACCATGCCTACTGAAGGCTTAAACTCCGGTGACATAGCCTGGATGCTGGCAGCAACAGGTTTGGTTTTACTAATGACTCCCGGTCTGGCATTGTTTTACGGAGGCATGGTAAATGCTAAAAACGTTATTTCAACGATGTTGCAAAGTTTTATTTGCATGGGTATAATCAGTATTCTTTGGATTGTGGTAGGTTTTAGCCTGGCTTTTGGTGACTCTATCGGCGGTTTTATTGGTGACCCCCGCACTTACTTTATGTTTAACGGAGTACTCGAAAGCAAGCCTTGGCCACTAGCTGCCACCATTCCGTTGGTATTATTTGCTTTCTTCCAATTAAAGTTTGCGGTAATTACGCCAGCTTTAATAACTGGCTCTTTTTCTGAAAGAATTCGTTTTACCTCTTATATCTTATTAGCTTGTTTGTTTAGTATGTTTATTTATGCGCCTATTGCGCATTGGACCTGGCACCCAGAGGGTTTCTTGTTTAAAATGGGCGTTTTAGACTTTGCGGGCGGTACGGTAGTACACATTTCGGCGGGTTGTGCTGCTTTGGCTTCTGCTATTTACTTAGGCAAACGCAAACAAGAAATTGCGCATACTACTCCAGCTAATATTCCATTTGTTTTAGTGGGTACCGGTTTACTTTGGTTCGGCTGGTTTGGTTTTAACGCCGGTTCGGCAGTAAGTGCCAGTGGATTAGCCGCTTCTGCTTTTGCAACTACTAATACTGCCGCTGCTGCTGCTGGTATAGCCTGGATTTTATTTGATGCATTCCGGGGTAAAAAACCTTCTGCTATGGGCTTCTGTATTGGGGTTGTAGTTGGTTTAGTAGCCATTACTCCTGCTGCAGGTTTTGTAGGTATTTCTGTAAGTATTTTTATTGGTACAGTAGCTGCTATTATCAGTAACCTGGCGGTATCCTGGAGAGGTAAATCCAGCTTAGACGATACTCTGGATGTATTTCCTTGCCACGGAGTAGGCGGTATTGTAGGTATGTTAATGACCGGTATTTTTGCTCATCAAGGCATTAACCCTGGTAACACTACCGGAAACGGTTTATTTTACGGCGAAACAAAATTATTCTTAATTCACTTAACTGCCCTAGGCATTGTAGTAGCCTTCTCTTTCCTGGGTACTTTCGTACTATTGAAAATTACAGATCTCATCACGCCATTACGAGTATCTGAAGAAGAAGAAAACATCGGCTTGGATGTATCGCAACACGAAGAAAAGTTATTGGTAGCTTAATTGAGCTTACCGGAGAAACTCTAAATAAAAACTAAAAAAGCAGAAAGCGGTTCCTAATCAGGAACCGCTTTCTGCTTTTTAGCCAATAGTAAGAAAGAGAAATAAGTATTAAGACATTAGATGTTAAATTCCTATATAATAAATTAATTAAATATCCACCTTGTATAATAACAATCTCGGCATCCAGTTTAGTAAACTAATGTCATTTAGTTATTAAACATACTTGGAAGCAAAAACTACTTAAAAAATAATAGTCCGGTTTCCGCTAATAAATACTTTATCTGCAAAAACTAATTTTAGCGCCTGCGCCAGCACAATTTTTTCAACATCCCGACCCGATTGGGCCATGTCGCGGGCGCTATGGGCGTGATTTACCTGAATAACGTTTTGCGCAATAATAGGCCCTTCGTCTAATTCATTACTTACAAAATGCGCAGTTGCCCCAATAATCTTTACTCCTCGCTCGTAGGCTTGCTTATAAGGGTTAGCTCCAATAAAAGCGGGTAAGAAGGAATGATGAATATTGATAATGCGGCCGGGAAACTGCGCGACAAAGCCTGAGCTAAGTACCCGCATGTATTTGGCTAATACAATATACTCGGGTTGGTAACTTTTAACTACTTGCGCTATTTCCTCGTCGTGTTCTTCGCGGGTTTTATCTTGGTGGGTTACATAATGGAACTGGATTCCGAAACGTGTTACCAAGGGCTCTAATACATCATAGTTTCCAATTACCGCCAGAATATTGGCCTGCAAATCGTTAAACTCGTAGCGCAACAATAAATCGCCGAGGCAATGATGCTCTTTAGTAACCAGAATAACAATGTTTTTCTTTTGCTGAGGCAGCAGTTGAATATTTACGCCGGCGGGTAATACCGTGTACAGTTCGGCGGTAACTTGTTCTACCTGTAATTCGCCTTCTACTTCGGCACGCATGTAAAAATGATTTAAAGTATTATCTACAAACTCATCGTTGCTGATAATATTTAAATTATAATTAAAAACCAC
Proteins encoded in this region:
- a CDS encoding ammonium transporter, with protein sequence MKEKLSIVPFSMLVIVSVLGVALSGVPGTMPTEGLNSGDIAWMLAATGLVLLMTPGLALFYGGMVNAKNVISTMLQSFICMGIISILWIVVGFSLAFGDSIGGFIGDPRTYFMFNGVLESKPWPLAATIPLVLFAFFQLKFAVITPALITGSFSERIRFTSYILLACLFSMFIYAPIAHWTWHPEGFLFKMGVLDFAGGTVVHISAGCAALASAIYLGKRKQEIAHTTPANIPFVLVGTGLLWFGWFGFNAGSAVSASGLAASAFATTNTAAAAAGIAWILFDAFRGKKPSAMGFCIGVVVGLVAITPAAGFVGISVSIFIGTVAAIISNLAVSWRGKSSLDDTLDVFPCHGVGGIVGMLMTGIFAHQGINPGNTTGNGLFYGETKLFLIHLTALGIVVAFSFLGTFVLLKITDLITPLRVSEEEENIGLDVSQHEEKLLVA
- the purU gene encoding formyltetrahydrofolate deformylase, yielding MIYTLRIDCPDRKGLIYDITRVVFNYNLNIISNDEFVDNTLNHFYMRAEVEGELQVEQVTAELYTVLPAGVNIQLLPQQKKNIVILVTKEHHCLGDLLLRYEFNDLQANILAVIGNYDVLEPLVTRFGIQFHYVTHQDKTREEHDEEIAQVVKSYQPEYIVLAKYMRVLSSGFVAQFPGRIINIHHSFLPAFIGANPYKQAYERGVKIIGATAHFVSNELDEGPIIAQNVIQVNHAHSARDMAQSGRDVEKIVLAQALKLVFADKVFISGNRTIIF
- a CDS encoding 1-acyl-sn-glycerol-3-phosphate acyltransferase, which translates into the protein MIYFILKIIFKIALKIFYQKIEVKLSQPLPDKGPLLLVANHPNTFMDPIVIASLFKQEIYFIAKSTVFSSPFRKWLLQRMNLIPVYRREDGLVVAGANESTFEKCYEFLNAKGSLLIFPEGNSFNERRLRPLKTGAARIALGAAARLDFTQEVKILPIGLNYLEPTRFRSNLLINVAPPIVVNNLASVYQQDASKAVYQLTNQIRTELEANIIHTHSNTDDELVYQVETVFKNHLLTNSEKTDSEQEFQLTRAIVASLEYFKRHDSERVKNIQHKLKTYLQQIKALHLEETVFYSPEGKMHFGKWLFTSILFLLIGLPLYLFGLLTNYLPYIIPAKVANALTEEAEFIAPILLTTGIFTFPLFYGVELYLFWYFTQAGLLTLLFFLSLPLSGFFVLHYFRRVKNLQTHLRLQVLLFNDSKVVNTLLKQREEILIELELARQQYLQKMQQVP